The Streptomyces tendae DNA segment AACTTCGTCGCCTCGTCCTCGGAGTGCATGCGCGCGCCCACCGCGACCACGTTGGCGTCGTTGTGCTCACGGCCCAGCGCGGCGGTCTGCTCGCTCCACGCCAGGGCGGCCCGTACGCCCTTGACCTTGTTGGCGGCGATCTGCTCGCCGTTGCCGGAGCCGCCGATCACGATGCCGAGGGAGCCGGGGTCCGCGGCGGTCCGCTCCGCGGCACGGAGGCAGAACGGCGGGTAGTCGTCCTGGGCGTCGTAGAGGTGCGGGCCGCAGTCGACGGGCTCATGTCCCGCCTCCTTGAGCCACTCGACGAGGTGGTTCTTCAGTTCGTAGCCCGCATGGTCGGAGCCGAGATACACGCGCATGCGTCGAGTGTGACACGGCCCCCGCGGGGAAGCGGCGCGGGGTGGGCCGTGTGAAAAGTGTGAGCCAATCCACAGGACCTCAGGAAAAGCTCGGGTAAAGATTGTAAATCAAAGGTTCCTGTGTAAGTACGCCTCCGTTTCACTGGTTCAGCTCGTGCACCGCTCGTACGGGTACCGCTCAACCGGCGCAAAGGAAGACCCCCACATGACTTCGCAGCCGATCCTCACCGAGGCCGGTAACGGCCCCGAGGGCCCCGGAGGCCCGCCCACGGGTTCCGGTCTCCAGGCCGGGCTCAAGAACCGGCACCTGTCGATGATCGCCATCGGCGGCGTGATCGGCGCCGGCCTGTTCGTCGGGTCCAGCACCGGCATCGCCACCACCGGCCCCGGCATCCTCCTGTCCTACGCCCTCGTCGGCACGCTCGTGGTGCTGGTGATGCGGATGCTGGGCGAGATGTCCGCGGCGAACCCGACCTCCGGGTCCTTCTCCGCGCATGCCGACGGGGCCCTCGGACCGTGGGCCGGGTTCACCATCGGCTGGCTCTACTGGTTCTTCTGGGTCGTCGTGCTCGCGGTGGAGGCGACCGCCGGCGCCGCGATCCTCGAGGGATGGATACCGGCCGTGCCCCAGTGGGGCTGGGCGTTGATCGTGATGCTGGTGCTGACCGCGACCAACCTGGCATCGGTCGGCTCCTACGGCGAGTTCGAGTTCTGGTTCGCCGGGATCAAGGTCGTCGCCATCGGCGCGTTCATCGTCGTCGGCGGACTGGCCGTCTTCGGGATGCTGCCCGGCGCCGACAGCGACCAGGCGGGCCTGTCCAACCTGACCGCGCACGGCGGCTTCCTGCCCAACGGCGCGGGCGCCGTCCTCACCGGCATCCTGCTCGTGGTGTTCTCCTTCATGGGCAGCGAGATCGCCACCCTGGCGGCCGGTGAGTCG contains these protein-coding regions:
- a CDS encoding ribose-5-phosphate isomerase, with translation MRVYLGSDHAGYELKNHLVEWLKEAGHEPVDCGPHLYDAQDDYPPFCLRAAERTAADPGSLGIVIGGSGNGEQIAANKVKGVRAALAWSEQTAALGREHNDANVVAVGARMHSEDEATKFVEIFLNTPFSGDERHIRRIDMLSSYETTGDLPPIPAHHPQQ
- a CDS encoding amino acid permease — its product is MTSQPILTEAGNGPEGPGGPPTGSGLQAGLKNRHLSMIAIGGVIGAGLFVGSSTGIATTGPGILLSYALVGTLVVLVMRMLGEMSAANPTSGSFSAHADGALGPWAGFTIGWLYWFFWVVVLAVEATAGAAILEGWIPAVPQWGWALIVMLVLTATNLASVGSYGEFEFWFAGIKVVAIGAFIVVGGLAVFGMLPGADSDQAGLSNLTAHGGFLPNGAGAVLTGILLVVFSFMGSEIATLAAGESEDPQRAVTKATNSIIWRIGVFYLGSILVVVCLLPWDSEAIAKDGSYVAALDSLGIAHAGQIMNFIVLTSVLSCLNSGLYTASRMAFSLGQRGDAPKAFARTTHRGVPRTAILASVVFGFVAVFFNYKFPDSVFLFLVNSSGAVALFVWLVICFSQLRMRKIIQAEAPEKLVVRMWLYPYLTWVSIAFIVFVLGYMLTDTEHDGRTTMLLTMLVAVVVLAISLVRHRLAGRRAADPDRDEVRAG